In a genomic window of Desulfovibrio sp. JC022:
- a CDS encoding tetratricopeptide repeat protein has product MSSALQVLGIYSKNVKAYTGAGTTMQRSAHTTYYYVLRGQSDVYHIQPLNQERIPSGLFTKVLRDEFIAKFSPEMGYYQNTPLEELEILKELLLEGPEIFSPEAEDGKIQELVRVLLLNPGEKNLPANKEAHARLSAVIEVLFTKNETFVEEQRQDFNDSGISLRKRKKYDEALTFYIKALEINPDDENLYFNIARSYYETGNKEEALVHIEKALKINPLMEVAILFKKYLLKTKKKKAKPKPITIEPETE; this is encoded by the coding sequence ATGAGCAGCGCACTTCAGGTGCTGGGTATTTATTCAAAAAATGTAAAGGCGTATACCGGGGCTGGCACCACAATGCAACGCTCTGCGCATACGACCTATTACTACGTCCTGCGTGGACAATCAGATGTCTATCACATCCAGCCGCTTAATCAGGAACGGATTCCTTCCGGCCTTTTCACCAAAGTACTACGCGATGAATTCATAGCCAAATTTTCCCCAGAAATGGGCTACTACCAGAACACACCGCTGGAAGAACTTGAGATCCTGAAAGAACTTCTTTTGGAGGGACCTGAAATTTTCTCACCAGAAGCAGAAGATGGAAAGATACAGGAACTTGTCCGGGTACTGCTGCTTAATCCCGGTGAAAAAAATCTCCCCGCAAATAAAGAAGCACACGCAAGACTTTCCGCAGTAATTGAAGTTCTTTTCACTAAAAATGAAACATTCGTGGAAGAACAGCGACAGGACTTCAACGACAGCGGCATATCCTTACGCAAACGAAAAAAATACGACGAAGCCCTGACTTTCTATATCAAAGCCCTTGAAATCAATCCGGACGACGAGAACCTGTATTTCAATATTGCACGTTCCTACTATGAGACCGGCAACAAGGAAGAAGCACTGGTCCACATAGAGAAGGCCCTTAAAATCAATCCGCTAATGGAAGTAGCCATTCTTTTTAAAAAATACCTGCTTAAAACAAAGAAAAAGAAAGCCAAACCTAAACCCATCACCATCGAGCCGGAAACAGAATAA
- a CDS encoding tetratricopeptide repeat protein: MFQVLGVFSKNIKDYTGAGATMQRAESKTYYYVTRSGVEKFQVQPLNDRNIPSGVVVTLNKKEFITQYTPEIDYYEKKTLPALKSLHAKIEKGEKEFLDGNLDESEQSFTKALFLDPEHPKANLGMGSVQCTKKNFKKLSGIIDRLLNKDEVFMESQRREFNLFAISLRKQSLFEEAITFYDKAIQINPNDENLHFNTARAHFDAGNNEMALIHLDKALEIAPSLEVASMFKKYIIKRIKK; encoded by the coding sequence ATGTTTCAAGTACTTGGTGTTTTTTCCAAAAACATCAAAGACTACACCGGGGCCGGGGCAACAATGCAACGAGCCGAAAGCAAAACGTATTATTATGTTACGCGTTCCGGTGTGGAAAAATTTCAAGTCCAGCCTCTCAATGACCGAAATATACCTTCAGGTGTAGTAGTCACATTAAACAAAAAAGAATTCATCACCCAGTACACCCCTGAGATTGACTACTACGAAAAAAAAACCCTTCCGGCCCTGAAGTCACTTCACGCAAAAATCGAAAAAGGTGAAAAAGAATTTCTGGACGGCAATCTGGATGAATCCGAACAATCCTTTACAAAAGCTCTTTTTCTAGACCCGGAACACCCCAAAGCGAATCTGGGCATGGGATCTGTCCAATGCACCAAGAAGAATTTCAAGAAGCTATCCGGGATCATAGACAGGCTTTTGAACAAGGATGAAGTTTTCATGGAAAGCCAGAGGCGGGAATTCAATCTTTTTGCCATCAGCCTGCGCAAACAATCCCTTTTTGAAGAGGCTATTACTTTTTACGACAAAGCCATCCAAATCAATCCCAATGATGAAAATTTGCATTTCAACACTGCCAGAGCCCATTTCGACGCCGGGAACAACGAAATGGCGTTAATTCATCTTGATAAAGCACTTGAAATTGCACC